Proteins co-encoded in one Thermoplasma sp. Kam2015 genomic window:
- a CDS encoding permease, which yields MRLNTKTLFYLARRILIEERYLALKNSASFMSRTARVRNKGSYIMRFVNISYGATSLSFMIFSLILVAPSLISHEIYTLSSVVLLLFIYSLFINISNSLLFFVSVNINHILDPLRLLPVDFPDHVIAVSWFIYTGSSSLFAVLPAVFLSAFLLNSIYILIVGAIWSLFSILLGYVIGSSLFVAFGSRISGRRTRVSSILRNAGRVIFLIFVFAIFEIILYNANLVNGVIPKLPYPYSYFVPVFNIQSSLFFFHSFYSHLTGYFISISYTLLIGLSFVYMNRRAFYRLIEPASRSYGKAYAQTRTRVRSRPFSFFSKDLKISSRKSQNLILLIMPIFFVFPTIMSEVLYAPTTRVDPVTLYNAMVAFVIVTASFYSILFLVIEGNGISFIKSLPLDGNSIIRWKIAAPTFIFLLIDVSMLITISIKVLMGTQYYLFIMVDTALYFVSSIIYNMHRLYGKIPDTADTVNFYSFGGQIAFISTFAFTGIIVGSADIFSLAVQYSMKLDAYSFFAINTLIGFITLAFFTIRYGILPMRTEAESMMNSDT from the coding sequence ATGAGATTGAACACTAAGACGCTGTTCTATCTTGCCAGAAGGATACTTATTGAAGAGCGCTATCTTGCGCTCAAGAATTCAGCGTCCTTCATGTCCAGAACGGCAAGAGTCAGAAACAAAGGAAGTTATATAATGAGATTCGTGAACATATCATACGGAGCCACATCTCTGTCCTTCATGATATTTTCTCTGATACTTGTTGCTCCAAGCCTCATCTCGCATGAGATATACACGTTATCGAGCGTTGTTCTTCTGCTCTTCATATATTCTCTCTTCATAAACATATCAAATTCGCTCCTCTTCTTCGTTTCGGTGAACATAAACCATATACTTGATCCGCTAAGACTGCTTCCTGTTGATTTCCCGGATCATGTTATAGCTGTTTCATGGTTCATATACACCGGCAGCTCCTCGCTCTTTGCGGTTCTTCCGGCAGTCTTTCTCTCAGCCTTCCTCCTCAACAGCATCTATATACTCATCGTAGGAGCCATATGGAGTCTCTTCTCCATTCTCCTCGGATACGTCATCGGATCATCGCTCTTCGTGGCTTTCGGAAGCAGGATCAGCGGAAGGCGTACGAGAGTGTCCAGTATCCTGAGAAATGCCGGCAGGGTGATATTTCTCATATTTGTCTTTGCAATATTTGAGATAATACTCTACAATGCGAACCTGGTTAACGGAGTGATACCAAAACTCCCTTACCCATATTCCTATTTCGTACCGGTATTCAATATACAGTCTTCACTGTTCTTCTTCCATAGTTTCTATTCTCATCTCACAGGATACTTCATTTCAATATCCTATACTCTCCTGATCGGCCTGTCGTTCGTATATATGAACAGGCGTGCCTTCTACAGGCTTATAGAGCCGGCATCCAGATCCTACGGAAAAGCTTATGCCCAAACAAGAACCAGGGTGAGAAGCAGGCCATTTTCGTTCTTCTCCAAGGATCTGAAGATTTCGTCGAGAAAGTCACAGAACCTGATACTTCTCATAATGCCGATATTTTTCGTATTTCCAACCATAATGTCCGAGGTTCTCTACGCACCGACCACAAGGGTGGATCCCGTGACGCTTTACAACGCCATGGTGGCTTTTGTAATAGTCACTGCATCATTCTATTCCATACTCTTTCTCGTCATAGAGGGCAACGGCATTTCATTCATAAAGTCGCTGCCGCTGGACGGAAACAGCATAATAAGGTGGAAGATAGCCGCACCCACATTCATATTTCTGCTCATAGACGTTTCGATGCTCATAACGATAAGCATAAAGGTCCTGATGGGCACTCAGTATTACCTCTTCATAATGGTGGATACTGCACTATATTTTGTCTCTTCGATCATATACAACATGCACAGGCTTTACGGTAAGATCCCAGATACTGCCGATACCGTGAACTTCTATTCCTTCGGCGGCCAGATTGCGTTCATATCGACGTTCGCCTTCACTGGGATCATAGTGGGATCCGCCGACATCTTTTCTCTTGCAGTTCAGTATTCGATGAAGCTTGATGCGTATTCCTTCTTTGCCATCAACACGCTGATTGGATTCATCACGCTAGCCTTCTTCACAATCAGATACGGGATACTGCCGATGAGGACGGAAGCAGAAAGCATGATGAATTCTGATACATGA
- a CDS encoding ABC transporter ATP-binding protein: protein MTCSIKLDNISMRYGEKLALDDVSLEIPEGTIYGVLGPNGSGKTTMMKIILGLLKQTRGKANVCGYDSIKDPLEIKAISGYVPETPILYESMTPSELFSFIASIRRIDENTFRRRIDALIDAFGVSEYMNDFIGSLSFGNRQKIAIISAIMHDPKILIVDEGINGLDPRSAKLFKSILTDMRDHGKIIVFSTHILEIAESLCDHVAILYNGRIVANGTIEDLRSAANEPSQNLEEIFLKLTNAEDVPEVARYLRDEIEH from the coding sequence ATGACCTGTTCCATCAAGCTTGATAATATTTCCATGCGTTACGGCGAGAAACTGGCCCTTGACGATGTATCGCTCGAGATACCGGAAGGGACCATATATGGTGTGCTTGGCCCAAACGGATCTGGCAAAACAACCATGATGAAGATAATTCTCGGTCTTTTGAAGCAGACCAGGGGCAAGGCAAACGTGTGCGGTTATGACAGCATAAAAGATCCTCTGGAGATAAAGGCGATATCAGGATATGTACCGGAGACTCCCATTTTATATGAATCGATGACGCCTTCTGAACTGTTCAGCTTTATAGCGTCCATACGCCGCATAGATGAGAACACATTCAGGAGAAGGATAGATGCCCTGATCGATGCATTCGGTGTTTCTGAATACATGAATGATTTCATCGGATCGCTCTCATTCGGAAACAGGCAGAAGATCGCCATAATATCGGCAATAATGCATGATCCGAAGATACTGATAGTCGATGAAGGTATAAACGGTCTCGACCCCAGATCAGCAAAACTGTTCAAGAGCATCCTCACCGACATGCGCGATCATGGAAAGATAATCGTATTTTCAACTCATATACTTGAGATAGCGGAATCCCTGTGCGACCATGTTGCCATATTGTATAACGGCCGCATCGTGGCCAACGGCACGATAGAGGATCTCAGAAGTGCCGCAAATGAACCTTCACAGAATCTCGAGGAGATATTTCTGAAACTTACAAACGCTGAAGATGTACCGGAGGTCGCAAGGTACCTGAGGGATGAGATTGAACACTAA
- a CDS encoding DNA topoisomerase I, whose product MDGSRIIIAEKADAGRRIAYFLSGGNVKSHRSKGTSYLEFEYDGAKTYLIPLSGHIVEADFESGYSDWSKIDLSDLIDAKIVKNVKNRIAYQTLTSFRGKVHEIVIATDYDREGELIGVEALDIIRNGDESVKRAKFSALTRNEIMDSFKNLIGVNYSLADAADARESIDLIWGSVLTRFFSVTTGRLGRSFLSAGRVQTPTLAIIVDREREIISFRPEPYWTLHVVFDKDGKFVARYPENIKDRNTAENIFNSINGKNGRVVSYRSRDESIRRPAPFSTTEFLREASRIGIMPSKAMSIAENLYMRGLISYPRTDNTVYPRSINLKAVLKKLENTSYSKYVKEIESFDRILPSRGRTETTDHPPIYPVDAPKEDLKGDYARVYDLVLKHFLSTLYRDGSKTVTEAEIDIAGHIFLANGQRTTDRGWTQIYGYEPRDVYLPQLVEGEEVKAVDWKMEEDETKPPPRYDMSALLKKMEDLNLGTKSTRHDIIGKLIERGFIEGNPVRPTPLGMAFIDAVRSVNSHIADPEMTAKLEQDMDRIERNEMRKAEVVEESKRMLHEVLSHFMNRTESVREIITKGLNSGQDIGNCPFHEGKKIMLMKDRFTYTIRCEDQSCRINFKIKRNGSISLSDEKCPVCGLPMIRIIRKGQSPEIKCIDPDCTFNRENDDYGECPSDHGRLVLRQSKYGKRFLGCSNYPKCTVTYPLPQMGKIIKTGETCQYCGAPILAVSRGGRRWKFCPNMSCEYNKKRKTSEGTDKKERRTRKNASKS is encoded by the coding sequence TTGGATGGCTCAAGGATAATAATTGCAGAGAAGGCTGATGCAGGCAGGAGGATAGCCTATTTCCTCTCAGGCGGTAACGTCAAATCCCACAGATCCAAAGGAACATCCTATCTTGAATTTGAATACGATGGAGCGAAAACGTACCTGATACCACTCTCCGGACACATTGTGGAGGCTGACTTTGAGAGCGGATACAGCGACTGGAGCAAGATAGATCTTTCAGATCTGATCGATGCAAAGATAGTGAAGAACGTGAAGAACAGGATAGCCTACCAGACCCTCACCTCATTCAGGGGAAAGGTTCACGAGATAGTCATCGCAACAGACTATGACAGAGAAGGGGAACTGATAGGAGTAGAGGCGCTCGACATAATAAGGAATGGGGATGAATCTGTTAAGAGGGCCAAGTTCAGCGCTCTGACGAGAAACGAGATAATGGATTCCTTTAAAAATCTCATAGGGGTGAATTACAGCCTGGCTGATGCAGCTGATGCCAGGGAATCCATCGATCTCATATGGGGATCCGTCCTGACCAGGTTCTTCTCAGTCACCACAGGCAGACTCGGCAGATCCTTCCTCTCAGCAGGAAGAGTTCAGACACCGACTCTGGCCATAATAGTCGATAGAGAGAGGGAGATCATAAGCTTCAGACCTGAACCCTACTGGACACTGCATGTGGTATTCGATAAGGACGGGAAATTCGTTGCCAGATATCCTGAAAACATAAAGGATAGAAACACCGCGGAAAACATATTCAATTCGATCAATGGAAAGAATGGTAGGGTTGTCTCCTACAGATCAAGGGACGAATCCATAAGGAGGCCAGCTCCTTTCAGTACAACTGAGTTTCTCAGGGAAGCTTCAAGAATAGGTATAATGCCGTCTAAAGCCATGAGCATAGCCGAGAACCTTTACATGAGGGGTCTAATAAGCTACCCAAGGACTGACAACACAGTCTATCCGAGATCCATAAATCTGAAGGCCGTCCTGAAGAAGCTTGAAAATACATCATATTCAAAATATGTCAAGGAGATAGAATCATTCGATAGGATACTTCCATCCAGAGGTAGAACGGAAACGACTGATCATCCACCCATATATCCCGTGGATGCACCAAAGGAGGATCTCAAGGGCGATTACGCCCGCGTGTACGATCTCGTGCTGAAACATTTCCTCTCAACGCTGTACCGGGACGGTAGCAAAACCGTGACCGAAGCAGAGATAGATATAGCAGGGCACATATTCCTCGCCAATGGGCAGCGCACCACGGACAGGGGCTGGACGCAGATATACGGTTATGAGCCCAGGGATGTTTACCTTCCACAGCTGGTTGAAGGCGAGGAGGTGAAGGCGGTAGACTGGAAGATGGAAGAGGATGAGACAAAACCGCCACCGAGATACGATATGTCAGCTCTGCTGAAGAAGATGGAGGATCTGAATCTTGGAACAAAGAGCACGAGACACGACATCATAGGCAAACTGATAGAAAGGGGCTTCATAGAGGGAAATCCTGTCAGGCCAACGCCACTTGGCATGGCATTCATAGATGCAGTGAGGTCCGTGAACTCGCACATTGCAGATCCTGAGATGACCGCGAAGCTGGAGCAGGATATGGACAGGATAGAGAGGAATGAGATGAGGAAGGCTGAGGTCGTGGAGGAATCGAAGAGAATGCTCCATGAGGTGCTGAGTCATTTCATGAACAGAACCGAGTCTGTGAGGGAGATAATAACAAAGGGACTTAATTCCGGGCAGGACATAGGAAATTGCCCCTTCCATGAGGGCAAGAAGATAATGCTCATGAAGGATCGATTCACCTATACGATAAGATGCGAGGATCAGTCGTGCAGGATAAACTTCAAGATAAAGAGGAACGGCTCCATTTCGCTCTCCGATGAAAAATGCCCTGTATGCGGGCTTCCAATGATCAGGATAATAAGAAAGGGACAGTCTCCGGAGATCAAATGCATCGATCCTGACTGCACCTTCAACAGGGAGAACGATGACTATGGGGAATGCCCGTCGGATCATGGGCGTCTCGTCCTCAGGCAATCCAAATACGGAAAACGGTTCCTTGGGTGCAGCAACTACCCGAAATGCACCGTAACCTATCCGCTCCCGCAGATGGGCAAGATAATAAAGACCGGTGAAACATGCCAATACTGCGGCGCGCCAATACTGGCAGTATCAAGGGGCGGCAGGAGATGGAAGTTCTGCCCGAATATGAGCTGTGAATACAACAAGAAGCGCAAGACATCGGAAGGTACCGATAAGAAGGAAAGAAGAACGAGAAAAAATGCGAGCAAAAGCTGA
- a CDS encoding presenilin family intramembrane aspartyl protease PSH, with protein sequence MRAKAELISMAIFVLSSLLAILLAVAIYNSEPSSYAHRSPTYGIGYVFIYIIAAFLFSFVIIYLGRKRRLRIFRVIYSIVVAYVIFYVFLILLSIFLYNVYVIFAASIAIAMIFFYLMLFRNEWYITDSAGFFLSVGISSIWGITFGVWAAVAFLVAFEIYDYIAVYKTKHMISLARYAVDSDLPMLFVLPENRGFSMRGLTFDNRGEGNVLMIGFGDIALPSIMVVSSAIYGIAHILFFTLLPLIGGLVGMAVLYFWNRDRPAPGLPYINTGTIAGFLIAFLAFRVF encoded by the coding sequence ATGCGAGCAAAAGCTGAACTTATATCTATGGCTATATTCGTGCTTTCATCGCTGCTTGCGATACTTCTAGCTGTTGCCATATACAACTCTGAGCCATCTTCCTACGCCCACAGATCGCCTACCTACGGCATTGGCTATGTTTTCATATACATAATCGCAGCCTTTCTCTTTTCCTTTGTGATAATATATCTTGGCAGAAAAAGAAGATTGAGGATATTCAGGGTCATATACTCCATAGTTGTTGCATACGTGATATTCTACGTCTTCCTCATACTCCTCTCAATCTTTCTGTACAATGTTTACGTGATTTTTGCCGCTTCCATAGCCATCGCAATGATCTTCTTCTACCTGATGCTGTTCAGGAACGAATGGTACATTACTGATTCCGCTGGATTCTTCCTATCGGTTGGGATATCATCGATCTGGGGCATCACCTTCGGCGTATGGGCAGCGGTTGCCTTCCTCGTAGCCTTTGAGATCTACGATTACATTGCAGTATACAAGACAAAACATATGATAAGCCTTGCAAGATATGCTGTGGATTCTGATCTGCCCATGCTCTTTGTCCTTCCAGAAAACAGGGGGTTCAGCATGCGCGGACTCACCTTCGATAACCGCGGAGAGGGAAACGTACTTATGATAGGATTTGGAGACATTGCGCTTCCAAGTATAATGGTTGTTTCCTCTGCGATATACGGGATAGCACACATTCTGTTCTTCACGCTGCTGCCACTGATCGGCGGGCTTGTTGGCATGGCAGTGCTCTATTTCTGGAACCGTGATAGGCCTGCCCCGGGACTACCGTATATTAACACCGGAACAATAGCAGGCTTTCTCATAGCATTCCTTGCGTTTCGCGTTTTCTAA
- a CDS encoding acylphosphatase, whose product MLVTRRIIFYGRVQGINFRSNTLSKAIELNVKGWVMNRIDGSVEGYFSGELRNVIDLIDYCVSDMPYAVVKRYDVYDLPYTEFPDFRIKR is encoded by the coding sequence ATGTTGGTCACGAGACGGATAATATTCTACGGAAGGGTTCAGGGCATAAATTTCAGATCAAACACCCTGTCAAAGGCGATAGAACTCAACGTGAAGGGCTGGGTGATGAACAGGATAGATGGATCAGTTGAGGGGTACTTTTCCGGGGAACTGCGCAATGTTATTGATCTGATAGACTACTGCGTTTCTGATATGCCCTATGCTGTCGTGAAACGATATGACGTCTATGACCTTCCCTATACGGAGTTTCCCGACTTCAGAATAAAGAGGTAA